The Lepidochelys kempii isolate rLepKem1 chromosome 20, rLepKem1.hap2, whole genome shotgun sequence sequence gggctgagtTCAGGGAGTTCACCCAGAGCCAGACATCCTGTCCAGGAGCCTTGCTGGTTCACGTCACCAGTGGTATGAGTTTCTTAGGACTCAGCACCCCTGCTAGTCCCATTGTAAGTGGGCAAACAGCACCCATACAAAGGAGGCAGCATGCTCCCCTGCTGGCACCCCCATTGTCCTTACACAAAGACGACTTGACTGGACCAAATATACCCCTCTCCCGCTCCCAGCTCCCATGGCCTGCCCCCTGGCCCTTTCGGGGTCACCCAGGCAGTAGAAACCTGAAAATCAGTATAGGTTTGAAACACACCACCAttcctgcagatgctgcagaggtggaggagagctcagcagggggcgctctcccctggcaatCAGAGCTGACCCCGATGCCCCAGTGTGGCGCTAGGGGGCACTGTTCTGCAGGCAGCAAggggggggtcagcagggggcgctctcccctggcaggcagagctggccccattgccccagcacagcactagggggcactgtgccgCTGGTGGTGATATCTGGCAAGTGAGGCTCCGGGGAGAGGCCATGGTTTTCGCAGGGCTCAGGGTGTTAATCTTGGCCTGGCACTTTCATCCTGCTGCCCCTCTAATTTTTCCTGGAGTTGCCGCTGGATGCAGGCTCTTCCCTCACCATCCTAACTCCTTGTGTAGCTTTGCTGGAGCGGTTACACAGCTggcatgttccaccccagaggtggcagcattGCAGGGCCAGGTGGGATGATCCAGGCCTTCTCAGGTGGAGGAAGCTAGATCAGGGCAGGGGATTATTAGATTTTGGTGGAGGTGTTCTGGTAACAAAGAGGAGGGACTGCAAAATATGATCCTCAACACAAAGCTGGGGATAGAAACACAGAGTCCTGGGATCCCCAAATCGCCCCCCAAATTCACCCTGGATTGTCTGCTTTGAACCAGCCACATTCTGCCCCCCCACGCTATTGATCAGTGCCCAGCCTCACCCAGGCCTGGATTCACCCTAAACTCTGCCCACGTTTGAGGCCTCAGCCCCATAGTGCCGGGCTCCTGGGTTCCACACCCCGAGGACTCAGTGCTTAGTGTTGGAAACTGGAATCCAGGGATGACGCAGTGAGTCCTTGGTTTGGGGGTTTGTCCAGTTCTGTGGGGGAATTGCTCCCTTTGGGGTGCAGCTGAACTCCCCGAGATCAGACACGCAGGAAATGCTGGCTCCGGTTGTTCCTGACAGAGAGGCCGTCAGTTCCCTGGCTGTGCACTGTGAGGGTTGAGGGGGCTCAGGATTCCTGCTCCCCCCGAGCAGGGTTTGCTCAGGGGCTGCTTTTCTGACATAGGTGGAAAGCGGATCAGTGACAGGCAGCTTGGAAGCAATGCACCATGGGCTGGTCCTGGCAAGGTTCCACCCTCCCGGCTCGGCACAtgtgcctcaatcctgacccatAGCCCCGCCCTGCTATGTCAGTCTGGGGAGCCATCCCCCGCTACCCACAGCTCTTCAGTGCCTCgggaactcccccccccccccccgcccactatTCCAGCATTGGAACCCCCCGGCTCAGCcactgcccctcagtcccgacctgcAGCACCACGTTGATCCCTGCCTATGTAATATCCGCAGGGGGGTCACTAACACCTCACGGCATTGGGGTCAGAGGCCAGATGCAAGCCCTTAGTGCAGATACAGGGAAAATGACCTAATGACCTGTTACCCGGCCTTCACCTCCCAACGCTCTAGGAGGAGTTCCCAGTCAGCCCTTCGCTGGCGAGGCCCTGGCTGTGGCTCCTGGGGGCCGGGTAGTGGGTGTCCAGAGCCGGGAGGCAGCTCCACTCATAtgtgcttcccccctcccccccgcagcggACCCGGTGGTGCAGATAGAGGGGAACCCCCACTGCTGCtacttcagcttcagccccaagaTCATGTTCACCAAGGTGGTGAAGGCCCAGCTATGGGTGCACCTGCGGCCCGTGCAGCACGCCTCCACCGCCTACTTGCAGATCCTGCGCCTCAAGCCCGTCACCGAGCAGGGCAGCCGCCACATCCGCATCCGCTCCCTCAAGATCGACCTCCACTCCCGCCTCGGCCACTGGCAGAGCATCGACTTCAAGCACGTGCTGCAGAACTGGTTCAAGCAGCCGCAGAACAACTGGGGCATCGAGATCAACGCCTTCGACCCCAACGGCAACGACCTGGCCGTCACCTCCCTCGGCCCCGGAGCAGAAGGGCTGGTAAGTGAATACGCAGGGGTGGGGACCAGCCCGGCCCCGCACAGGGCTCTGCTGGCCTtggcaggggtgactgggagctcTCCACTGAGTCAGTGCTGAGCCCAATGTCCCAGTGCAAGGCGGGGGGCTCAGAAGGGGGCGCCAcgccgcagggagcggggggcTCAGAAGGGGGCGCCAcgccgcagggagcggggcagggggctcagaagGGGGCGCCACGccgcagggagcagggcggggggctcagAAGGGGGCGCCAcgccgcagggagcggggggcTCAGAAGGGGGCGCCAcgccgcagggagcggggggcTCAGAAGGGGGCGCCAcgccgcagggagcggggcagggggctcagaagGGGGCGCCAcgccgcagggagcggggcggggggctcagaagGGGGCGCCAcgccgcagggggcggggcggggggctcagaagGGGGCACCacgctgcagggggcagggggctcagaagGGGGTGCCAcaccgcagggggcggggcggggggctcagaagGGGGCACCacgctgcagggggcggggggctcagaagGGGGCGCCAcgccgcagggagcggggcggggggctcagaagGGGGCACCACgccgcagggggcggggggctcagaagGGGGCGCCAcgccgcagggagcggggcggggggctcagaagGGGGCGCCAcgccgcagggagcggggcggggggctcagaagGGGGCGCCACGCCGCAGGGGGCTCAGAAGGGGGCGCCAcgccgcagggagcggggggcTCAGAAGGGGGCGCCAcgccgcagggagcggggcggggggctcagaagGGGGCGCCAcgccgcagggagcggggggcTCAGAAGGGGGCGCCAcgccgcagggagcggggcggggggctcagaagggggcgccatgccgcagggagcggggcggggggctcagaagGGGTCACTCTCCTTTCAAAGTCAGTGCTGACCACAGTGCACCCCACCCTTGGGCTCTCCTCAGCACAGATCGTAACACAGCACAAAATTCTGCTCCATTTTCATATAATGGGTGAACTCTGCTTAGGAGAGACCCAGAATACTGGCACCAAGAtggcaatgggggctgcgggtcgggagtgaggggcactggcagagctggggggctgaggtgggggggcccagggctgggatagcagggggctgcgggtcgggagtgaggggcactggcagagctggggggctgaggtgggggggcccagggctgggatagcagggggctgcgggtcgggagtgaggggcactggcagagctggggggctgaggtgggggggcccagggctgggatagcaggggctctGGGTCTGGTTTAGTACTGTGTACCCCAGAATGGCTGAAGCCCGATGGCTCAAGGAAGGCACAGACCCGTTACCCTCTGGGTTCATTATGCTCTCCCCATGAAGGGGGATTTCTGCCGGAGCCCCGGGGAGCCAGGCTGATGCGGAGGGTGTGGTCTAGCCCCTTCTGATTCCCAGCCACCCCAGAGCCTCTTTCCTCGCCATCAAGCTCCCCAGCAGCAGGCCTGGTATGGAGGCCACTGTGCTGCAGGCCCAAGGATGGCTGCTGATGGGGACGCTTCTTCCCGTCAGTTTCACCTGCCAGCCTCAGCCTCTGCCTGTTCCTGGGCAGAAGGGAGAGGGGTTGTCTTCTTCTGCCCAGGCCCACAGCTGCCTTCCCGCGGGAGCTGCATTGTGTCACCTCTCAGACAATCTGTCTGTGCACCCAGTGAGGAGATGGCTGGCTCCTGCCCAAGCCTGTCCTGTCTCTGAGTCCCCGGGCCAGCAGTAGCTGATGGGTCAGACTTTCCTAGTCTTCTAGCTGTCCTGCTGACAAGATTTATGGCTCCCCAGATTCAAATCATGCTGGAGCCCAGTGCAGGACGAGGCTGaacactggggaggagggagggacccACTCAGCCTAGTGACACAGAGCTCAGCCCAGATCACGGCCTGCATTGCCTGGCACCCAGCTACAGGGTGAACCTCTCCCCACACTTCATCAGGGCCGGCAGAGGGCAGATGAGGCTGGATTAGTAGACGAAATCAAGGGATTGGCTAGAGATGGATGGCTGGGTGGACAGGTAGCTAAGGAAGGATGACGGATACAGAAGGGTGGCTAGGTGGATGGAGGCTCGGGCTGGGGTGGACAGGGATGGCTGGGTGGACAGGTAGCTAGGGAAGGATGACAGATACAGAAGGGTGGCTAGGTGGACGGAGGCTCGGGCTGGGGTGGACAGGGATGGCTGGGTGGACAGGTAGCTAGGGAAGGATGACAGATACAGAAGGGTGGCTAGGTGGACGGAGGCTCGGGCTGGGGTGGACAGGAATGGCTGGGTGGACAGGTAGCTAGGGAAGGATGACAGATACAGAAGGGTGGCTAGGTGGACGGAGGCTCGGGCTGGGGTGGACAGGGATTGCTGGGTGGGCAGGTAGCTAGGGAAGGATGATGGATACAGAAGGGTGGCTAGGTGGACGGAGGTTCAGGCTGGGGTGGACAGGGATGGCTGGGTGGACAGGTAGCTAGGGAAGGATGATGGATACAGAAGGGTGGCTAGGTGGATGGAGGCTCGGGCTGGGGTGGACAGGGATGGCTGGGTGGGCAGGTAGCTAGGGAAGGATGATGGATACAGAAGGGTGGCTAGGTGGATGGAGGCTCGGGCTGGGGTGGACAGGGATGGCTGGGTGGGCAGGTAGCTGGGGAAGGATGGGTAGGCAGAGGGATGGGAGGTTACGGCTGGTTGGTTAGGGGAGCTGGTAAGATGGCTCTCTGCAGCATGCTCCCCTCCCCAAAGGCTGGCCCTAGCTGCCCCGGGGATGAGGCTCAGCTAtctgctctccccccagcaccccttcaTGGAGCTCCGCGTCCTGGAGAACAACAAGCGCTCACGGCGCAACCTGGGGCTGGACTGCGACGAGCACTCCGCCGAGTCCCGGTGCTGCCGGTACCCGCTGACTGTCGACTTCGAGGCCTTCGGCTGGGACTGGATTATTGCCCCCAAGCGGTACAAAGCCAACTACTGCTCAGGCCAGTGCGAGTACATGTTCATGCAGAAGTACCCGCACACCCACCTGGTGCAACAAGCCAACCCCCGGGGCTCGGCCGGGCCCTGCTGCACCCCTACCAAGATGTCCCCCATCAACATGCTTTACTTCAATGACAAACAGCAGATTATCTACGGCAAGATCCCGGGCATGGTGGTCGACAGATGCGGCTGCTCTTAAAACCCAGCTGGTactcccccagccccgctcccgtGCTCCCGGCCAACCAGCAAGAGTCATCGTtgcttccccccttttttttatacatataaaaaGAACAAACATTAAAATTCTTTTGTGAATgtcgggggaaggggggagagacaGAACACCCCCAAGAAAAACGAACAGAACCCAAACTCTCCCGCGCTTCGCCATGCACTGTGCAATAAGCAAACGTCCCTACCTGGGGAGGGCCAGCTGGGTACCGCTTTTCTCCCAAGGCAAGTCTGCAAAGGCATTATCCCCCGCCCCCTCAACCCACCCTGTCATCGGCATCAGCAACCAGCTGTGGCTCAGTCAGAGAGGTGTCTCTTACCGGGGTTTGGTTCTTGGAGGACTAGCCGATCCCTGGGCGGCCTGGGAGCGAAATGGTTAACGCCGAGACGGCAGGACAGCGACTCTTCAACCGTTTACAAGCCGTGGAAGCTTTCTATGTGTTTAagttaaaaacagaaaatcaaaacaattgcctggagctggagctcaCAGAAACACACAGGATATTTTGTACGGCGCGAGAGACGAACTGAAGAACAAAGCGGCCTGGTAAAAAGGAAAGATACCCTGGATCACTGGCCTTATCTTTCCAGCAGTTTtgttttcgggggggggggaggacgggagggggaatTTCAGCTGCCTGCCCTTTGAGAGAGAGAATTCCCCTGGCAGGTCTCCAAAGAAAGGATCGCTTGGCTCCCCGGACCCAGCCAGCGTGTGCTGCGGAGAGCTaggaggggccgggccgggggctgcatTGCTAATGTTGGAAAGTCTGATCCTGCTGGCCCAGCACAGGTTAAACTCCCTGATCTGAGCCCACCGCCCTGGCCCAGAGCAGGTGCCGTGAGCCCAGATTATGGTCAGGCTCTCTGATCTCATTGTTCCTTGTCAATCTGCTCCAGTCCATTCACCCCAATCCCATCACCCCTCAACACCCCAACCCCTGACACCCCCTGTGCATCCCAACCCCCCATTACTCCTGCATACCCCAAGCCCCCCATCCCATCATCCATAATGCACCCCTTGTGCACCCTGAATGCGCCCATCCTGGCATCCCAGCACACCTTGaactccccaccaccccacctcaGCCAAATCTTTCCATCCTGGCACCCTGGCACACCCCTCCCGCCATCCCCTGTGCACCCCAGCACACCCCTCCCGCCATCCCCtgcgcaccccaactccctgatcCCATTGCACTGCTAGAGATGGGCTGGTAGGCACGACAGGCTCCAGCTCCTGTCTGGGCCCAGCTTTGATCCTAATACggagggcacggggggggggggggagcagtgtCCCTGGGAGTTTTTGCCTGCGAGAGGACTGCAGGAGCAGGTGACGGAGTCCAGcaagtcccctgcagccccactcccacAGGGTGCTTGCGCTAGAAAGCTGGCCGCACAGAGGCCCAGCCTGGGAGGAGACGGCTTCCCACGgtaacttatttatttattaattattctcCTTGTGAGAACTCACAATTTGCCTGGCTACTGCACTAGAAAAACGTGTGGCCTCCCACCTCACCTAGACAGAGCCGTGTGAATGGCTGTGGTTTTTAATGCACTTACATAAACCCTTTTCTTGCTGTCTTCGGAATCACCAaataaccccctgccccatgctaGGTCTGAGATTCCGGCCTAGACCCCTCAGCCCACCTGTAATGGGGCTTCCCAGACTGCCTGGATTAGCAACAGACTGAGACCCCACTAACATAGGCAGAGGAAAGCCAGATGATCTGTCCCAAGCAGGTGCGTGAGGGATGGGAATCCTGGCTCCTGGAGGCTCCATTTGCATTCCCAGCTGGGTGGAGGCCAGACCAGGAGCAGTCTCTCTGACTGTGGAAGAGTCTCTCAAGGGGCAGTTGTGGAAACACCGTTCCCTAGGCTGTGTAGACAAAGCATTAGGAATGGACTGGAGGGAACCATCCGGCCCTGGCCGTATGGGCTGTGGACCAGGTGGGATCCAACTGAGCTGGTTGGATGGACTAGGCAGGATCTCTCAGGGCTTTTCCATCACTGAGCTCTGTGAAGGGAGTCACAGAGATGAACATGGCTCCATGGGCTTCCATGATGAAGCCCAAGGGGCTGTGGTGCATAAGCTCTTATCCCTGCTGTCCCAGCGCTCTGGCAAGAGAGGTCACTGGGCTGCTGCAGCTGGACTACAATTCCTGCCATTTGCTGGGTTCAGTCCAGGCCCCAGCCTTTGTGGTGGTCTCGGTCCCAAGAAGCCACAGGAGCCAGACAGGCAGCAGTGCTCAGTGTAGGCGGCTCAGTGCTCTGGACCGAGGGTGTGCTAGGAGGAAATGAGCCCGGTTGTCCCATCACTGTGTGGATCCCCACCTGGCTCCTGGCACAGGGGCGGTTATGGAGAGATTCTCTGTGCTAGCTGGCTCAGGCAATCAGGCTACCAATGATTTGCCTCTTGGCTGCTGCTTTGCATTCCGCCCACGGACCAGACATGGTTCCCCCCTGACTGGAGACCTCtgtgtgaagtgagggagtcctAGTGGAAAAACCATCATTGCAATCGGGATTCACCAGCCTATGTGTTGTCAGCCTCACCAGAGAGATCATGGAGACGGAGCATCTCTGCTCCCCTGTCTGTGGGTTCAGCCAGCTTGGCGCTTCCATGGGCATTACCTTCTTGGTCGAAAAGTGGATCACTGTTCAGGAAAACAGGAAGCTTCCTGCCGCTGACCTGAGCAGAGGCCTGGGGTTTGTTACTGGTATGCGGCAGGATGGACGCATATGGGTCGAGTTTATCTCTAAAGGAGGAAAACTTGGCCAGAAACCCTGGCTGTGGAGAATTTTGCTGATGCAGCACATTTGCTTCCCACTCTGCCCTCGCTGTTTGGATTATTACTAAGAACATTTGCACAAAAACAGGATCCTTGTTTCTCAAGAGTTCATTGGCTCCTGCTGCTtggggctgccccccacccccgcccgtGCCATCGGGAAGATGCAAACAGAATCCGTGGGTCGCCATCTCCGAGCTGTCATGGGGCAGTGTCCCCGGCGCCAGGCCGGCGGACCGCGGGGGAGTTGGATGATGACGTCAAACCAAGTCCCTGATGCCTCGTGGTCATTAAAACCCCTGTAGCATAACACTTCCCACGCTGGGTCAGCAGAGACCTGGctcctcagcctgctgccggctaCGAAACTGTGTGAAGCTAAAAATACCTCAGCCCTTTCGCCCCGTTCCTTTGCCATGGAAGCATCAGCTGTAGTGGACGTAGGGCAAGGCCGGGCCTGCGACTGGGGAGGGAGCTGTCGGTGAGACGCTCCCTGTGCGAGTGGGGCCCactggaaggaaaaggccggagAGTCCCCGCCCCTAGCACTTATCTTAAGAGTCGGGCTGTTAAATCTGgcgtcctggccaaattccaatggGGGCCTCTCTAAGCTCCCCTCAGGGGTCAGCTGGAGCCAATGCCTCCTTGCTTTCCTCTCCCGAGATACCGTGTGCAGTTACTAGGGCAGAAAGGCTGCCAGGTATACCCGCCTTTCCCCCGTGGCTGGGGCCTCCCTGGTTCTATGTATACACCCTACAAAGCACTTAGGGGTGGGTCGGGATCAAAGAGGTTCTGGGAATAGATCCCTCTGATCCTGCTATCTGCCACTGCTAGAAAGATCCGTTCTGCTCCGGCTGCGCTACTGActctgggggagcaggaggggcccACAATATTTAGCACTTGTCTCAAGCTTTTTGTCCgtggatctcaaagcgctttacaaaggggaTGGCCCCCGCTCGACAGAAGGAGAACTGAGGCGCAGAGAGAGGACGTCACCGTCCCAGCGTCGCACAAAgagccaatggcagagccaggcacagaCCACAGAT is a genomic window containing:
- the GDF11 gene encoding growth/differentiation factor 11, with translation MSVRRSPLFLCALALAVALAPGEVVEKGAGGGQRPPGPEAEEPGCPVCLWRKHSKEMRLESIKSQILSKLRLKEAPNISREVVNQLLPKAPPLQQLLDLHDFQGDAFPQDEYLEEDEYHATTETVISMAQQTDPVVQIEGNPHCCYFSFSPKIMFTKVVKAQLWVHLRPVQHASTAYLQILRLKPVTEQGSRHIRIRSLKIDLHSRLGHWQSIDFKHVLQNWFKQPQNNWGIEINAFDPNGNDLAVTSLGPGAEGLHPFMELRVLENNKRSRRNLGLDCDEHSAESRCCRYPLTVDFEAFGWDWIIAPKRYKANYCSGQCEYMFMQKYPHTHLVQQANPRGSAGPCCTPTKMSPINMLYFNDKQQIIYGKIPGMVVDRCGCS